The DNA segment GAGGGATCCCCCGATGGCTGCCCACATCCGTTTCGCTGCGGCATGGGGATCCGGGCGCTTCGCCACGGCGGCGGCGCGGGCTTCCGGCGTTTCCGCCAGGCGCAGTTCCAGCGCCCATTTTTCCATGGATGCCTGGTATTCTTTCTCCACCAGCTCCGCGGCGGCGGGTTGCGCGTGGGACAGCCCGCAGAGGGGCAGGGACAGCAGGGAAATCAGGAGCGGGATGCTGGGAAGGCGGTGCATGGCTGGAACGGAGTAAAGGATAGCAAAGATCAGGCGGGATGCTGGCAGAAATCGCGGGCGGTTTCCCGTGCCCAGGCGTCCGCCGCGACCACAGTGGACAGATCCGGAGAGGTTCGGACGTCGTGGGCGTCCATGGTGGCGGCCACGCATTCCCAGATGCCAGGGAAGGGGAGATGCCCGGCGCGGAAGGCGTCCACCGCCACCTCGTTCGCCGCGTTCAGCACGGCGGGCAGCGTGCCGCCGGTCAGGCCGGCGCGGCGGGCCAGGTTCAGCGCCGGAAAGTCATCGTCGCGCGGGGACTCGAACTCCAGCTTCGCCAGCGTGGGGAAATCCAGCGGCTGCAGGTTCCCCTTCACGCGGTCCGGCCAGGTCAGCGCATACTGGATGGGGAAGCACATGTCCGTCCGGCTCAGTTGCGCCAGCACGGATCCATCCCGGAACTCCACCATGGAGTGGATGATGCTCTGTGGATGAACGACGACGTCGATGCGCTCCATGCCGATGCCGAACAGCCAGCGGGCCTCGATCATTTCCAGCCCCTTGTTGAAAAGCGTCGCGGAGTCGATGGTGATCTTCGGCCCCATGTTCCAGGTCGGGTGTTTCAGCGCCTGCTCCGGCGTCACCTGCGCCAGTTGGTCCGCAGGCATCCTGCGGAACGGTCCGCCGGACGCCGTCAGGATCAGCCGGGAAACCTCCGCCTCGCCACCGCGGTGGCCGTCCAGGCACTGGAAGATGGCGTTGTGCTCGCTGTCCACCGGCAGGATTCTCACGCCGTGTTTCTCCGCCGCCGCCGTGATGACCTCGCCGGCCATCACCAGGATCTCCTTCGACGCCACGGCCAGGTCCTTCCCTTGCTCGATGGCGGCCAGCGCCGGATGCAGGCCAGCCGTGCCGATGATGGAGACCAGCACGATGTCCGCCTCCGCCAGCGTGGCCAGATGGACCAGACCCTCCGTGCCGGTATGGATGCGCGTTCCCTCCGGCACCAGCGCGCGCAGCGCGGACTCCTTCGTCGCATCATGGATGGCCACATCCTTCACGCCCGTTTCCCGCACCTGCTCCGCCAGCTTTTCCACGCTGGTGCAGGCGGCCAGAGCGATGATCTCGATGCGGTCCCGCAGCATCGCCGCCACCTTCATCGTGGATGTCCCGATCGAGCCGGTGGAGCCGAGCAGGACGACGCGGCGTTTTCGTGCGGTGGAGGTCATGCGACTTTCAGAACCCATTTCAGATAGAAATACAGCGCCGGGGCCGTGAAGCAGATGCTGTCGATGAGGTCCAGCGATCCACCGATGCCCGGCAGGATCTTCCCGGAATCCTTCGCTCCCAGCGCGCGTTTCACCACGCTCTCCGCCAGGTCCCCGATGACCGCCAACAGGCAGAGCAGGAAGCCCAGCGCGATGACGTGCGGCCAACCGGAAAGGACGGCCAGCTTCACCGGCATCAGCGCGTAGAGACCGCACGCCGCCAGTTGGGAGAAGAACACCGCACCCGCGAAGCCCTCCCACGTCTTCCCGGGGCTGATGTGTGGGATCATCTTCTTTTTCCCGATCATGGAGCCGACGATGTAGGCCCCCATGTCCGTGAACTTCGTCACGGCCAGCAGCCACAGCAGCAGGAACGCCCCCGGCACCTCCGAGGGCCCCGGGACGATGAACACGATGCGCGTGGCGAAGTTGAACAGGAACGGGATGTAGATGAAACCCAGCACCGTGGACGCCACGGACAGCAGCACGTCATTTCCGTGGACCGGGTAGCGCAGTTGCAGCGCGAAGGACGCCATCGTGATGAAGGCGATGGCGAACAGGTCGAACTCCGGCGGCAGCACCTTCGCTCCGGAATGGAACGTGTGGAATACCAACCCGCAATACGCGGCCGTGGTCAGCATCCCCAGGCGTGGATAGCAGTGAACGCCGTCCTCCTGCACCATGCGGTAGTACTCCATCGCGGCCAGCAGCGTGAGCCCGGCCAGCAGTCCCAGATAGGCGGCTGCATTCATCGAGTAGCAGGTTCCGGCGACGATGGCCCACAGCAGCAGCGTGCTGGCGGTCCGGCGGATGAAGACGGTCCCCTTTGACGGGGAGGGAGCTGGCGTGGAGGAGTCTGCCATGGGTGGGTGAAATCCAAGACGGCGGTCCGGTCCGTGGCAACTCATTCCGGCGCATTTCAAACGGCGGCTCCGGAACTTTCATTGATTCTCCGCAACCTTTCGCGCCACCCCCGGTTTCATGATCATGCGGGAACGCCAACGCGGACCCCGGATTTCAACACAACCGATACACCAACCATATGAAG comes from the Luteolibacter sp. SL250 genome and includes:
- the dxr gene encoding 1-deoxy-D-xylulose-5-phosphate reductoisomerase translates to MTSTARKRRVVLLGSTGSIGTSTMKVAAMLRDRIEIIALAACTSVEKLAEQVRETGVKDVAIHDATKESALRALVPEGTRIHTGTEGLVHLATLAEADIVLVSIIGTAGLHPALAAIEQGKDLAVASKEILVMAGEVITAAAEKHGVRILPVDSEHNAIFQCLDGHRGGEAEVSRLILTASGGPFRRMPADQLAQVTPEQALKHPTWNMGPKITIDSATLFNKGLEMIEARWLFGIGMERIDVVVHPQSIIHSMVEFRDGSVLAQLSRTDMCFPIQYALTWPDRVKGNLQPLDFPTLAKLEFESPRDDDFPALNLARRAGLTGGTLPAVLNAANEVAVDAFRAGHLPFPGIWECVAATMDAHDVRTSPDLSTVVAADAWARETARDFCQHPA
- a CDS encoding CDP-archaeol synthase, translating into MADSSTPAPSPSKGTVFIRRTASTLLLWAIVAGTCYSMNAAAYLGLLAGLTLLAAMEYYRMVQEDGVHCYPRLGMLTTAAYCGLVFHTFHSGAKVLPPEFDLFAIAFITMASFALQLRYPVHGNDVLLSVASTVLGFIYIPFLFNFATRIVFIVPGPSEVPGAFLLLWLLAVTKFTDMGAYIVGSMIGKKKMIPHISPGKTWEGFAGAVFFSQLAACGLYALMPVKLAVLSGWPHVIALGFLLCLLAVIGDLAESVVKRALGAKDSGKILPGIGGSLDLIDSICFTAPALYFYLKWVLKVA